A stretch of the Leucoraja erinacea ecotype New England chromosome 40, Leri_hhj_1, whole genome shotgun sequence genome encodes the following:
- the LOC129714644 gene encoding fidgetin-like: MGEMPPSRGLLKIRWSPEHVQGPEQNLDISLTMSSLAHKTEDGPLVQQHPRYEWANDDISALTASNLLKKYAEKYSGFASPAYERPELGAYADAPLGPTSEAKTESDAWQMALREPGTFAANAMDNGLAGNKARSSSALPPVNGSVGMVAEACYPSNAGGTGPTPRIQSCLVPIGTSQECSPGYGATYLPSDYCSQATAAAVSSPLTSSLNGSSLLQPVHSMTTIGPSYNSTLAGVNSLYNYPSNHYHSQSSIGPGYSGVHLPSLGIPAPRHLPPASRPPIVPRYGYQSHSLSTGPLSPVPNGSKRKAFDVNPKEDVSRYGYGEPRVAADSYQTPGGACHGGGFAGSGDGFKGRKQHVVGDPAYKCRDRERKGAYNGGQLAHPPGSSEAFAPALLGGEATGGQGHVLGYRLQPQRVETVTASDHLEEQLRGLDSQLLSLVTNEIVDCSPPVQWGDIAGLEAAKALIEEQVLWPLLRPGAYNRAGTVPKSILLFGPSGGGKTMLTRCIATHLGATFLKVSGSSFVSKWKGDGEMILQAMFLIARSRQPSVIFINELDLMLSTPVGEESLHLNSIKAKLLSHVEGVVNSSSDHIIVIGGTRHPGDIEETIHRYFIKRLYISPPDGRARRQILLYTLAQQDHCLSEGEISLVVQNTEGYSGSDLMLLCREVALGRGDGAASHSKPATYKDFEDAFCKIPPSVSPKDLKLYTEWSKLFGSCV, encoded by the coding sequence GCCTGTTGAAGATACGTTGGAGTCCAGAGCATGTCCAGGGGCCAGAGCAGAATCTCGACATCTCATTGACAATGTCCTCTCTCGCACACAAAACCGAAGACGGACCCCTCGTTCAGCAGCACCCCCGCTACGAGTGGGCGAACGACGACATTTCCGCCCTGACCGCCTCCAATCTGCTCAAGAAGTACGCGGAGAAGTACTCTGGGTTTGCGAGCCCTGCGTACGAGAGGCCGGAGCTGGGTGCGTACGCGGACGCCCCCCTTGGGCCGACGAGCGAGGCAAAGACCGAAAGCGATGCCTGGCAAATGGCCCTCCGTGAGCCTGGCACCTTTGCAGCCAACGCGATGGACAATGGGCTCGCTGGCAATAAAGCAAGAAGCAGTTCCGCCCTCCCGCCAGTAAATGGCAGTGTTGGGATGGTGGCTGAAGCTTGCTACCCAAGCAACGCGGGTGGTACTGGGCCTACCCCACGCATCCAGTCCTGCCTTGTGCCCATCGGAACTTCTCAGGAATGTTCACCGGGTTACGGTGCCACGTACCTACCCTCCGACTACTGCAGCCAAGCGACGGCGGCGGCGgtttcctctcccctcacctcgtCTTTGAACGGTTCAAGTCTTCTGCAGCCAGTCCATTCCATGACCACCATCGGCCCATCTTACAATTCGACTTTAGCGGGCGTGAACTCACTGTACAACTACCCATCCAACCACTACCATTCCCAGTCAAGCATCGGGCCCGGCTACTCGGGAGTCCACCTTCCATCCTTGGGCATCCCAGCTCCCCGTCACCTTCCTCCCGCGTCCCGCCCGCCGATAGTCCCCAGGTACGGCTACCAAAGCCACAGCTTGAGCACGGGCCCCTTGTCTCCTGTCCCCAACGGGTCGAAGAGGAAAGCCTTCGACGTGAATCCGAAAGAGGACGTGAGCAGATACGGTTACGGGGAACCGCGCGTGGCCGCCGACTCCTACCAGACGCCGGGCGGCGCGTGTCATGGCGGCGGCTTCGCCGGGAGCGGTGACGGGTTCAAGGGGAGGAAGCAGCACGTGGTGGGCGACCCGGCCTACAAGTGCCGAGACCGCGAGAGGAAAGGGGCGTACAACGGCGGGCAGTTGGCGCATCCGCCGGGCTCCAGCGAGGCGTTCGCGCCCGCGTTGCTGGGCGGGGAAGCGACCGGCGGGCAGGGCCACGTTCTGGGCTACCGGCTGCAGCCTCAGAGGGTGGAGACGGTCACGGCGAGCGATCACCTGGAGGAGCAACTGAGGGGCCTGGACTCCCAACTGCTCAGCCTGGTCACCAACGAAATAGTGGACTGCAGCCCCCCCGTGCAGTGGGGTGATATCGCCGGGCTGGAGGCAGCAAAGGCGCTGATCGAAGAGCAGGTTCTGTGGCCCTTGCTGCGGCCCGGAGCTTACAACCGGGCCGGCACAGTGCCCAAAAGCATCTTGCTCTTCGGACCCAGCGGCGGAGGCAAGACGATGCTCACAAGGTGCATTGCCACCCACCTGGGGGCCACCTTCCTCAAGGTCAGCGGCTCGTCCTTCGTCTCCAAGTGGAAGGGCGACGGGGAGATGATCCTGCAGGCCATGTTCCTCATAGCCCGCTCTCGCCAGCCATCCGTCATCTTCATCAACGAACTCGACCTCATGCTCTCCACTCCTGTGGGCGAAGAAAGCCTTCACCTCAACTCCATCAAGGCCAAGTTACTGTCCCATGTGGAGGGCGTGGTGAACTCGAGCAGTGACCACATTATCGTCATCGGCGGCACCAGGCACCCGGGCGACATCGAGGAGACCATTCATCGATACTTTATAAAGCGGCTCTATATCTCCCCACCCGATGGCAGAGCGAGGCGGCAGATTCTACTCTACACGTTGGCTCAACAGGACCATTGCCTGAGTGAGGGGGAAATTAGCTTGGTTGTTCAGAACACCGAGGGATATTCGGGGAGTGACCTAATGCTGCTCTGCCGAGAGGTTGCCCTGGGCCGAGGGGATGGCGCGGCGTCGCACTCGAAGCCCGCCACCTACAAGGACTTTGAAGACGCTTTTTGCAAAATCCCCCCCAGCGTTTCGCCGAAGGATCTGAAGCTGTACACGGAGTGGAGCAAGTTGTTTGGGTCGTGCGTCTGA